The following proteins come from a genomic window of Synechococcus sp. BIOS-E4-1:
- a CDS encoding flavin prenyltransferase UbiX, protein MIPYVIGISGASAQQLAERTLQSMLRRDLSVHVIVSRGAHGVWRAERSISVPVDPRLQERFWRDRLGVKEGQLICHRWDDQSAVVASGSVPTKGMLVVPCSMGTVGRLAAGLGGDLLERCADVHLKEGRPLVIAPREMPWNLLHLRNLTTLAEAGAKIAPPIPAWYTQPESIDDMLDFLVMRLLDALGETLTDQKRWQGPQS, encoded by the coding sequence ATGATTCCCTATGTGATCGGCATCAGCGGGGCCTCCGCTCAACAGCTGGCTGAACGCACATTGCAGTCGATGTTGCGCCGTGATCTGAGTGTGCATGTGATTGTCAGTCGTGGCGCCCATGGAGTCTGGCGAGCGGAACGATCCATCTCTGTTCCTGTGGATCCCAGACTTCAGGAACGCTTCTGGCGTGATCGACTTGGGGTCAAGGAAGGTCAACTCATCTGTCATCGCTGGGACGATCAGTCAGCTGTTGTCGCCAGTGGCAGCGTTCCCACCAAAGGCATGCTTGTTGTGCCCTGTTCCATGGGAACAGTTGGTCGTCTGGCGGCTGGACTCGGAGGTGACCTGCTCGAGCGCTGTGCTGATGTCCATCTCAAGGAAGGGCGTCCTCTGGTGATTGCACCGAGGGAAATGCCCTGGAACCTGCTGCATCTGCGTAACCTCACCACCCTTGCGGAAGCAGGAGCAAAAATTGCTCCGCCGATACCGGCCTGGTACACCCAGCCTGAAAGCATCGACGACATGCTCGATTTTCTGGTGATGAGGCTCCTTGACGCGTTAGGGGAAACGCTTACGGATCAGAAGCGTTGGCAGGGACCCCAGTCATGA
- the acsF gene encoding magnesium-protoporphyrin IX monomethyl ester (oxidative) cyclase: MVPPTAVNDAKSGGSGVSVKDPVKDTILTPRFYTTDFEAMAEMDLRPNEAELEAICEEFRKDYNRHHFVRNEEFDGAADKLDPETRRVFIEFLEQSCTSEFSGFLLYKELSRRIKAKNPLLAECFAHMARDEARHAGFLNKSMSDFGLQLDLGFLTANKKYTFFKPKFIFYATYLSEKIGYWRYIAIFRHLEKNPESKIFPIFNFFENWCQDENRHGDFFDALMKSQPETVRGLRARLWCRFFLLAVFATMYVRDVARKEFYEALGLDAREYDRMVIDKTNETSARVFPVVLDVKNPRFYERLEKIIVNNESLESVDQSSASKPLKFVRKLPHWIANGAQMASLFLMSPIRSENYQPSVR; the protein is encoded by the coding sequence ATGGTGCCTCCCACCGCTGTGAATGACGCAAAATCCGGGGGCTCCGGAGTCTCTGTAAAAGATCCGGTCAAGGACACAATCCTCACTCCGCGCTTCTACACAACGGACTTTGAAGCCATGGCGGAGATGGATCTCAGGCCCAATGAGGCTGAGCTCGAAGCAATCTGCGAAGAATTTCGCAAGGATTACAACCGTCACCACTTTGTTCGCAACGAGGAATTCGACGGTGCAGCAGACAAACTCGACCCGGAGACGCGTCGCGTGTTCATCGAGTTCCTTGAACAGAGTTGTACTTCTGAATTTTCAGGTTTTCTTCTTTACAAGGAGCTGAGCCGTCGTATCAAGGCAAAGAATCCCCTGCTTGCTGAATGCTTTGCGCATATGGCCAGGGATGAAGCCAGACATGCTGGCTTCCTCAACAAATCCATGAGTGATTTTGGACTCCAATTGGATCTGGGGTTCCTTACTGCAAATAAGAAATACACCTTCTTCAAGCCAAAATTCATTTTCTACGCGACTTATCTCTCTGAAAAAATTGGTTATTGGCGCTACATTGCTATTTTCAGGCATCTTGAAAAAAATCCTGAGAGCAAAATATTCCCTATTTTCAACTTTTTTGAAAACTGGTGTCAAGATGAAAACCGCCATGGCGATTTCTTTGATGCCCTCATGAAATCGCAACCGGAAACCGTCCGTGGTCTTCGCGCTCGACTGTGGTGTCGCTTTTTTCTACTGGCCGTCTTTGCCACGATGTATGTCAGAGATGTGGCTCGTAAGGAGTTTTATGAGGCCCTTGGTCTAGATGCACGTGAATATGACCGAATGGTCATTGACAAAACCAACGAAACATCCGCTCGGGTGTTCCCGGTGGTTCTTGATGTGAAGAATCCCCGTTTCTACGAACGCCTGGAAAAAATTATCGTCAACAACGAGTCTTTGGAATCTGTCGATCAGAGTTCGGCTTCAAAACCTCTTAAGTTTGTGCGTAAACTTCCACACTGGATCGCTAACGGTGCACAGATGGCATCTCTCTTCTTGATGTCACCTATTCGCAGCGAAAACTATCAGCCCAGTGTTCGCTGA
- a CDS encoding DUF2996 domain-containing protein produces the protein MQQKTAAVKADKASPDAAADKATKADATDKTAKPSKPDSADKPVKPAKPAPKPKPEDKPFASFIQEDLLPSLTKSLTEREQAPISLLLVEGERPVVGGLCWMVQAELPAGRRFWLCFESDSITSGKTIALAESGSDPSLLESFLIDEKRINQALLESRLLQRLNGQKWFGGN, from the coding sequence GTGCAGCAGAAGACTGCCGCCGTCAAAGCTGACAAGGCCAGTCCTGATGCAGCTGCCGACAAGGCCACGAAGGCTGATGCAACTGACAAAACAGCCAAACCTTCCAAACCAGACAGTGCGGACAAACCGGTCAAACCCGCAAAACCTGCTCCAAAGCCCAAACCAGAGGACAAGCCCTTTGCCAGCTTCATTCAAGAGGATCTGCTGCCATCACTGACCAAATCCTTGACAGAACGCGAGCAAGCGCCGATCAGTCTCCTGCTGGTTGAGGGAGAACGACCGGTTGTGGGTGGTCTTTGTTGGATGGTTCAAGCTGAATTGCCCGCAGGGCGACGGTTCTGGCTCTGCTTCGAATCCGATTCGATCACGTCTGGCAAAACGATTGCCCTTGCTGAATCCGGTTCAGATCCAAGCCTGCTGGAATCATTCCTGATTGATGAGAAACGCATCAACCAGGCCCTGCTTGAATCCCGATTGCTTCAACGTCTCAATGGCCAGAAGTGGTTCGGGGGCAACTGA